One genomic region from Lates calcarifer isolate ASB-BC8 linkage group LG10, TLL_Latcal_v3, whole genome shotgun sequence encodes:
- the LOC108901911 gene encoding LOW QUALITY PROTEIN: solute carrier family 66 member 2 (The sequence of the model RefSeq protein was modified relative to this genomic sequence to represent the inferred CDS: inserted 1 base in 1 codon; deleted 2 bases in 2 codons), whose product MDAEVVLQDEDMXGSWTLLSWLAAFVMVFGGALPYVPQYQEIQKSNNSEGFSTRVCLVLLIANILRIFFWIGKQFELTLLLQSVVMILTMFAMLHLCCTVQNTNRVSTKRHRLSACVRKGGVLR is encoded by the exons ATGGATGCAGAGGTGGTTCTGCAGGATGAGGACA GAGGCTCGTGGACGCTGCTTTCCTGGCTGGCGGCCTTCGTCATGGTGTTTGGAGGGGCCTTGCCCTATGTGCCACAGTACCAGGAGATCCAGAAGAGTAACAACAGTGAG GGCTTCTCCACCAGAGTCTGCCTGGTGCTGCTCATA GCCAACATCCTGCGCATATTCTTCTG GATAGGGAAACAGTTTGAGCTGACACTGCTGCTCCAGAGTGTGGTGATGATCCTCACCATGTTTGCCATGCTCCACCTCTGCTGCACAGTCCAAAACACCAACCGAGTGAGCACCAAGCGTCACCGACTTTCAG